Below is a window of Rhea pennata isolate bPtePen1 chromosome 2, bPtePen1.pri, whole genome shotgun sequence DNA.
CTTGTAGGCAGTGAGACTGCCAAGATAAAAACTATTTCTGTACTCTTCTGACTTCAGAGAGGATCTTCTTGATGCTCAAAAGCATTAGTTAGAAAGACTACAGCCACCAGCATCAGATCTAAGATGTACTTAGGTCTCCTGGTACTGGTTGGTGATAGGCAAATATTTAGAACTACCCTTTGCTTGTTGAAGTTATCTAAACCTTGTAACCAAAATTTGAACTTTTTAGACATTCATGAAAGAATACAAAATCTTATTAGACTGTCATCAGAATTTCAGtcattcttgatttttttttttcgcctGTAAAGTCTACTTCCAGGTAAATGTGCCTCTCTCATTGAAACAGGATTAAGTTCAAACACAGTAATAAAACTCATCATCTGCTGAATAGTAGAAAGTATCAAAgtgctttatatatttttcctacaAGCTGTGAGCTTAtggctttcaaaagaaaaaaaaaatctgtactaCTTATCTTCTGTCTCCAACCCGCCCTatgtttttcacttgttttcGCCATTATGACACCTGGCCATCAGTAAACAGACTCTGCTAAGTAGCTGTTTCACCTTCAATCTAGTCCATTTAACCAGATTAAAACAGCAAACTGTTTTAAACTGATTTcacaaaaggcatttttgtgCATACATTTTCTAACTGTCTGTGGCACAATGTGGGCAAACATTTCGTAGAGGCACATGCAATTGCTAACATTTCTAAGTTGTGCACAAAAAAGAGCCAGTGCTCATAGCAGAAACAAGGATGAGTATATGGGACACTTAATATGGAGACAACTGTACTAAGCCACCACAGCTGCAACACAAGGAGCTGAAGACAGTGAAAGCAGGAAAGGGGCATTGACTTTGTTACAAACCAGCCAGTGTTTGTGGCTGAACTGGTTATCTGAGTGGGCCACAGACTATCCAAAAGATTTCCAAAAGACAAGAATCAGGTCTTTTACCCCCATTTGTAAACCAACAGAAGTTCAAAATCTATCaattgccctttttttttcagaatttcactCACTTGGCTCATTAATCACTGATATTTACGTGTGTTTCAGGCCTCTTCTTCTACTACTGCATGAACATAGGGTGAAAAAGTAGCTCTACAGAGCTACTTTTTAATACATTCATAATGGTCCAACTGCAAATCAACAGACATTAATCAATTAATCAATACAGAGACACTCGCTCCCATATATGTGACAAGTGCAAAGCCTATGTCCCACCTACATCCCTCTCTGAGCATTTAAGCTTAAGTGCTGCTTTCAGTGATTCAACAGTGCTGGTTTCTACACAGTAACACATTTCACCCACAGTGAAAAGCTGCCACATTGCAACAAAAGTatctattaaataaaaacattaaaattaggTCAGGTATTGAGTACAGGAGACAGAAACAATAATCACTTTAACAAAATACTGTCACAGCCCTTATAGCTcctcatttgaaaagaaagtatCTTCTTTCCTTGTTGTCCCCTCAACAACTATTTTCCACAAACATATCAGCATCACCAATCCAATTACTCAAAAGCAGGAGACAATCACTGTGTGACAGGGTTATAATTCACAGACATAACCTTACttatatgcttatttttcatattttcatggTGGCTAGAAATGACCTCCACCTACCACCAGGGACAGACAAgtctaaaaataattctgtctgGTCCTAATCGATAACATCATGTTGGCAAACCTCTTCCGAAGAcacatgaaagcaaaataaccCATTCCTGCTAGCATGCCAACCAACAGGGTGGTGCCTAGAACTCTGGGTGCTCTTTTCTTGGCCACACGGAATGCAGTTGGCAAAACTGCTGAGATTAATATATTGTTGACATGTCCTAAAACTTTGTAAAACGCTTTTCTCTTCAGGACACGCTCATAATAGGCTTCCAAGTTGGGTCGTTTTCCGTTTCCCCAGTTTCTTCTTGCTAATCCCAGAAATTTCAAGCGATGTAAAGTGACAGCAAGTGATACATCTGCCAAGCTGAAGAACTCACCACAGAGCCAAGGTTGATTTCCATCTTCTAATCAGagataaaacataaagaatTAGGAGCTAATGGAGTACAAATATATATGGAAACCCGCATAGACTAATACTTAATTTAATGCTATTTCATTATGCTGCCAAATATACAAAACCAACATGTCCACAAAAATATGACTTTAATAACTGAACTTTTCACCAATTCCTATCCATTGTTCACACACTATTGCAAAGTCATATGCTCAGCACTCTGGACTACATTTGTTATGAAAAAAGATCCATATTTTAGGTTCATAAATTAAGACTcatagcaaatatttatttttctcaactACATGTCTCAGATCTGGTTTAAATTAACaggaatggaaaacagaaaggcagcttagcttttgctgaaaaattACTGTTTGCCTGAGGTCTTGACTGTGTCACTCAGTTCTGTGACATTCActcaaaagctgctttttgctGAAGACTTTCTAGTCAAAATGAAATGACCCAGATGTCTGACTTGCACCACACATGCCAGCTCAGGCAAAAGATACAGTACATGTCACCTGTTCCTCTTTTGTGGCTCCTAGACCCCAAACTGTATCATTTACACTGAGAAGTTTGAGATGTATTAGGTATTCATACTGTCCAACATTAGTTAAGAGTACACAGAGGAAGGTGCCAGACTGCCTCTCTAGCCAAAGGAAAGGTTGAAACTTCCTGAGATGGCTCAGAGCAGGTACGGATAGGCATCATCATGCCTCTAACTTCACGGCTCTGCACGACCACCTCAAAGGGCTTACCTGTACTGACTGTGTAAGGAGCTTGTAAAAACTAGGATCTGAAATTAGGTATGTAGCCTATGTGCCAGTGCAATTAATCTAATCTAACCTAGATCTGAAATGGGACTATGCTGCACCCTCCTATTTGCAACCTTATGCAGTTGTTCCCTCCCACATGACAGATACACAAAAACACTGTCATGAATTTTTAGCAGCCCATCTGTGGAAATACAGACACCCTGGAAATCCTTTTCAACCCATTTCCCACCTGAGGAAAGTGGCACACCACTAATCCCTTTCAACTGGTTATGCAGATCAGGGAGAAAGACCTACACAGCAAATGAGTCTGTTCTCTCTACCTGAAAGGACACATAGGGATTAATCCTTTGCAGAAACACGATAGAAAGGAAGACCAAAGAAGTTAACCCATGTGAAAGAAAGATGACTGAGGTGGCAGCAGTTACGGATGAAGGAGGAATTTGAGCACCAGTACCTAAAGCGGAAACTCAGAGACATGACAAACCCAGAAAATCTGAATACCTCAGACAAAACTTAAAGAAGCATTTAATCATCATCTATTTTACTAAATCCTGTGACTGTCAGGTTTCATAAGCTGAACAGTATCATACCAGGTGACTGCTTGGAAAAGATGTttagcagagaaagaaaagaggctgctGGAAATGGTGACACACTTACTTTGCTGAACAAAATTCCACCATCTTTTGTGAGTTAAAACACTTAATGTGACTTTCACTGTTGAGTCAGTAGAGAATTTAACCTATATTTTCAATCACTAGTTCAAATCTGCTCTGTCTTGATAATAACTAATAACTATTACCACAGCTATTTATAGAGCCACATGCAAGGAATTATTGATCTGAGGAGATGTACTTGATATTGACTGATGTTTCATGCAGCTCCCAGTGAAGTCAGAGGAAGGATTCCTATTAGCACCACTGAGAGCTGGCCCGGACTCAGAATGAGCAGAAACACTAATCCCATTTAAACAAAGCTCAACTCTCATTAGGTGGATTTCAAGTCAACACAACTGTTTTTTGTATGGGGTAGGGAAGCTACTCAGTGATCAGAGCAGTTTAGATTACTAATTCTGCAATTACCACATATACTAACACCCTAAATCGGCACAGTATTTAAAAGAGATCTTAGTTTTAAATAAGCTATGTTTAACATTAAGGTTATGTTCATTACAGTGAATTAAGGGATACAATATCAGGAAGAACATTTTGTAGATCAGGTTTTcgtttttgctttgtttacaAAATACTCTAAAAATGTAGAGCTAATTATTATCGTGTTATGCTGAAAATGTGATCAATCACTACAAAACCCATATTTACTCATACAAGATTTCTACTCatggacagcagcagcaggactagTGGTTAAAATAGTATTGACCTCTTCTGTGAAGTCATATCAGTATATGCTAGAAGTATCAAATTCGATGAATTAAAAACAGTCCTATAATGGTGCTGTCAACCAGTTTATTCAGTCTTTCCAATATTAGCATCAACAGAAATTAGCAAGTAAAATCCCTTACCTGGTGTTTCCTCATTTCGCCTCTGCAGTTCAGTCTCAACCTGATCCAAGACTTTTTCCAGTTCatccagtattttctttagGTATTTTATATTATCATGATCCAGCAGTttagactatatatatatataaaaatatatatagacaCAAGTTAAGTGTTTTAATCATTGTATAGAGTTTATACTTTTATCAGATACACTTTTAATTAGATACGATACtgcttatttataaaatgtgattattttttctacaCAGCTAGCTGGCTACCATTTGGATACTGTTGACAATTCAGACAACAATAGAAGAACATTTTATAGAGATGGTAGATACTTAGTTTTGCCTGATCATGCAGGGTGCTCAATACCCCAACACCAGTGCAGATACATGTTTACTTTTGAAGTTAGTGAAACCAGTCCAATACTTCAGCACACACTTGAAGTGTGTAGCTGATTTGAGGGATAGACTGCTTCATGCCTAGTGGAGTTAAACCATTGCATAAGCATACTGGTAATGCCAGGCGAAACAGAATGTTtatattttgacagaaaaaaatctcacagtaACAAGCAGGTAATGTAGGATGGAACAGAAAGAGTTTGCTTACTTTAAGGCGTTTCTGTTTTGCTATATAGGCATCTTGAAGGTctggattttcttctgcaagtttCTTCAATTCTGATTCTGTATTACTTATTTGGCCTGATACAAAAGTTAAAGGAATGACAGGAATTGATCAGCGAATCAAGGAAAGACATCACACCAAAGATGTAAGTGGTTCTTGAAAAAAGTATTCCCACCAAGGAGGCATTAAAAAACATTACGTTTGGAAAAGTTAACGGCTGCATAAATTGACCCCACTGCACCTTCTACTCGTCAGTTTGCCATGAACTCTGTAAGTTCTGATTTTACAGGAAAGAATtaggatatttttctcttacttaGACAAAACCATTTTGCTACCAGTAACTATCTTCAATCCCTGAAATGCAGCTACAAATACCTTAGATCTCTGACTGCTTTGTGCCTCAGTTCCTGGGTTCCTAATACAGTTTGCTGCTGTTATTGTGCAGAAAGGCCTATACTGAGACTCTCAGTAATGTCACAGTAGGTCATGTGCATAACTGCACAGCAAAAGCCTAGATACCACCGAATACAGAACTAAGGTGTTTTGAGTTAGCTAAAATGTGACACCAAAATCTGTGAACTTTTCCAGAAATGCTCATCACAGAGTATATTGGTGTTCTAGAAAAACATTCAGTATATGATTTAAAGAAGGAATTACATGAAGATTTCTTTTACATGTGTATAgccttttatttcctctttaaaatgaaacttcatTTGAAATGCCTTGTATATCGACCTAGACTATCAAAAGAGAGTCAGTAAGTAAGAAGgtatcttctaaaaataaacttttttagTAATAAACTGAGAACAGAAGAATACTTATATGGCATGAATCACCTCCTACTTGTACATGGTAATTAAGATTAGTTCCAATTAAGTCTTTTCAATTAAACTGATACAAAAATTCTTGCTAGAGAATAATGAATTCATTGTTTTATATATTCCTCGTTTCAATGTGAAATGGCTGTGAAAGTCATCTTTCAACACAGTATATGGAAAAATTGAAGGATGTAATCACACAACTAAAATCTTATATAGGCAATTAATTACTTAATTGCATTTGGTATGCGTagtaataatatataatttgCTGAGGGGTTATTATTTTCTAGCACTTTGAAAAAGACCagtttttcaaagctgaaaattaaaCTATCTGGGAAAAGTTTGAACAAGCAAAGGAATTGTTTAGGAGTATTTGTGATCTacccaaaaaaaaccctcaaatcaAGAAAGCTTGTTGTGTTTAggatatgaaaacaaaagataagAAAACATCCTGATTAAAAGTAGTAATTTTATCTTTACCCAACAATCGACAACAATTAATACCAATTaggtattaaagaaaaatatatatatatgatcaTAGAGCAAAAGATAACATAGTAAAATGAGCCATAAAAATGCCTATGAATAAAGTAGAATTGCCTAATAAATAACTATGAtccacatttagaaaaaaatatgatgcaCCTCAATCGTAAGACAATACTTCATGTTTCTGTAGTAAAAAAGAATAGTAACTGCTGATACAGAAATTATCTATCCAAATCAGTCCAGTTTTATCcaattttttaataaacattgaTCATTGCAATATCAACATTgacttctaaatattttgcaacCTTGAAGAACTTTCCATTGGACAGAACAGAAACTAGTATCGTGctaatttttaataaaggaaacTCATGTAACTGTAGGGAGAACTAACTGATTTCAGTTCCAATAAAATCATGGTGTTGCTGTAGAGGATTAACTTGCTAAAAAATTTAAGGGTGCGATTAATACAATTTGTTGGAAATAGATCTTCTCAAACTAACATAACATCATTTTCTATGACATTATGAATTTAGTAACATATATGTATTGTATTTCAAAGTTCCTGTGGTGTTTGACCTTGTTCTACAGAATACTCAAACTATAATACAGAAATTAACATGATATAAACTGTTGATACTGAAAATAATCAGAGATCTCAAAACACAACTGTGAACAGGGCATCATCATTTAGCACAGTCTGCAGGATTTTATTCTTGTTCCTGACCTACTTAATTCTTTTATaatacttaaaaggaaaaacaaatgcattaatCAAAATTTGCTATAGTACAAAGATTGAGAGGGATGTAAATAATGGGAAAAGCTGATACCCAGTGCTCTGAGTTGGTTGGTAACCTGGGTCTCAGCAACCAATACATATTTCAATACAAtccaatataaaatataaactgaaGCAAATGATATAGGCTACAAACAATATAGGCCACATTTTCTGGAGAGAGAACTGTAAGTTTGCAAGCAGTTCTGAAAAGCCAGACTGAAGTCATGATGGATATTCAGCTGAATAAGGATTTGCAGTGCAATTCAGTGGCTAGAAGCAGGACCAATACAGTCCACAGATATTATACATTTAGAAAGCAAGacaaataaagaattaaatattcttcCCTATTTGACACCAAAGTGAAAGAAACACTATGTGCAGTTCTGGTGTCCGAACCCCGCAAAAATAGAACTATGAGCATGGAAGGATGATTTGCCGAAGGTTTTTCTGAATatcacaaattttcttttttttaattaaaaattatttctgaaaactacTGGATTTCAAACAGGAATTAATTTAAGAAAGTCCTCTGTCAGACCAGACAGGTTTTAACTCATGCCCCAGGccttaatatatatttataatatatatatttatttataataatttctACTATCTATAGAAAAGTCCATAAGCAAAATACAGATTCCAGGGAAGTCAAAGGACATTTCACTACTGATTCGAAAGGAACacagcttcattttttcatctttacatCAGCTTTTGTGATTCTAAATGTTGGATTATTTCCACCCAAGATTCTGGTTTAAATTGAGCTGGAACAATTTTCATCTGTCAGAGGAACCTAGGCTACTTACACccttagactttttttttcttctccctacCCTTAGTACTAAGCTTATACTAGTACATTCTCCCCAAAAAACGGGGCCTGATGATTCACTGAGAAAacagtatataaaaatactctATTTCACTGAGGCTAATCTACATTTGTATGACTTTAACTGAGAGGAAACCAACTCTCATTGAATAGAAAAACTTCCGTTATTACAagtttatatttataaaaatgggTTTTCTTCAGTGTAGTGGTTAGGTGTGAGCTGTAATACTGcagtgccttggaaacagttTTACAAGCATAAACAGCAAgatcagaagttaaaaaattcatagctgccattttcttttatgCACAGAAAGCACATTTCCAATTACTAGCAAAATTAATTCCATATACACCTAGAAAATAGCACTCCCTCTTCCACACTTTCAAATCATAATaagctgcaaaaacaaacagcaagtaCATGCAAAAATTATCAAGGACTATAATTAAAATCAGCAATATGTGCCCTACATATTCTGGTTAAGGCCTACTAAAATTAAGATATCAGGTTAATGCAATCAAGCATCCCATTAAATGACACATGTTCAGATCTTTATCAGTACATACTACGAATTCTGGTTGTAGCATAGGCTGGAATCATGGAATCCACTGTTAATTCAGGGTGTAGGATGCAGCCATGAGTGTAGGCATCCATAGGCAAGGAGTCTAAAAGCTCTCTGTAGTGTTGCACCCTGGGATAATACATACTCCCTTCTTCTGGCATTAACCTTGGCACTTCCTCTGCaatacaatcaaaaaaaaaataagttaaaatgaAGAACCATGTAATTTATCAACAATAATATTCCCAAAGTTACCTCAGTTACATCCAACCAGCACAAACGACACAGCCATGCTAAAAAAGCTTCTGCTACTGAGCAGAGTTCCCCACTGTAACCCAGTAGGGTTGTCAGtagagggggaaagaaaacacGTTGAAATGTCTGTAAGATTACCATCTACAAATGTTGCTTCAAGATAATCAATAATCTGTGTTGCCtcacaaataatattttccccATGGATTAGGACGGGTACTTCTCCAGATGAATTTAAACGCATAAACCAAGGTTCATTGTGTTCACTCAGCGGCAGATTTACATCATGTTCTTCACATTTTAGGGCTTTTTCAGCAATTGCCAAGCGCACCTAGAAAGACAGTGAGTTACTTGATGAAAAATATTCCACGAAGAAAGGCACGTAGTCTGTTGAGCGAGCCCACCCAGCGTGGCCCCATGCGGGCCTGGGGGACTGGGTTCTACGCGCGGCTCTGCTGCTCGCTTTGGGCGAACTGCTGGCCTGGATGAACTGCTTCATCTTTTACGATGACCCTCCACAGGGTACCCCTTTGCAAGGGGTCCCTTTGCATTACACCTGCTGCGTTAGCCCATCTTATCCGTGTAACATGCATCTTCGTCCTCCGCAGGGTACCCCTTTGCAATAAGTCCCTTTACCTGAcacgagcagcagcagcacattaGCATGGGGCCTGGCAGGGGGCTGCGGTCTCACAGGCGCCCAGTTTAATTTTAGGTGCACTGCATGccccagggtggggggggaatCCGGGCCCTCAGAAAggcggccgggggctgccgcctCACGAGGAGGCCGGGCCAGCGGTGGGCAGCCCTCTCCTGTCCCCCCCAGGCAGCCGAAAAATGATCCTTGGCCGCTTCTCCCCCGCCAGCACCTGGGGCCCGGCTGCCCTCACCTTCTGCGAGGAGAAGGACTGCGTCCAGTGGTACAGCACcagccgccccgccgccccgccgccgcccagcgccatgcccggccccgcgcagcgcagcccggccgccgccgctgcccccgcgctGCTCCGAGGCCGGCgctgctgaggaggaggaggaggaggaggaggaagaggaggaggatccGCCCGCGGAGCTGTCTGCAGCCGTCCCTagggcagcagaggaagatGGATGCGCACGGAAAGAGATCACATggcaagattttttaaaaaaaaaaaaaaaaaaaaaaaaagatcgctttcatttatttttttttcctcctggaaCAAATATTTGCATCATGAATTTAAAGGATACTGAGGTCGTGCTcttagggaaaataaataaataaataaataaataaataaataaataaataaataaaggttaCCAGCAAACACCCTGAATTGGACCATATTAGTATAAACAGCATTGCCAGCTGCACTTAAGTTATAATAACCACAGTAGGTAGAACTAAAGATAAAACTCTATGAAAATAGACATATCTTTTTCCTTGAGCTGTGTTCTTTCAACCTCCAGAGACAAGgcaccttgatttttttctatagatgAAAAGTAGAAGTATTTAgcaattttacagattttttttctaaatgaagtaATGGCCTTGAAAAGTATTGATaacaaaaaatagtattttccatcagaaaacGCTTCCCCTATATCTCAGAACGGAGATAGCTTAGAAAGTGCAGCTGCTGATAGGACAAGCCTCATCCATCAGGCGCTATGTGCTGAATCAgaggagcaaagagaaaaacatgcaaagcTTACACAACCCAGATTATTGTTCATCCCATGCCAAGTGCTGCATCAACCATAAAGGTGACTACTTTAGGTGAACCAAGATACCTCACTCACGTATACCACTTCTTTATGCCCCATGCAGCCCACCATTAGCAGTCCCCACTGTGTGGAGAATGCATGAAAGAAGACTTGAACTGAATACACTGCAAGCTATAGCCCAGTAACAATTACATTTGATTTTAAGTGAATTTTTGACACTCCTGTAATCAAAAGGAGCTTTGTTATCAGCATCAACTGAGCCAAAATTTTCATCTGGATTCATAGATCTTAAACTTTGTAATCATAGCCAAGAGTTTGGTCTGGAAACACCATACATGAAACTGAATATGATCTCTGATGATTAACAGTTGTACAATACATTTGTCAATACTCTCTTGAAGCTTCTAATAGTAAGCCTGTGGGCAATAGTAAGCAGCAATAAACACCACTGGGGATGATTTGGGATGTTAAATATCATCAACTAAATTGTGAACATTAGGCATGGGGATGAATTTAGGTCACTGAATGAGACAagttaatgcaaaaatattataaatcaAAATGGAAGGAATCAAGAGCCAGTTCCCAGCCATTCACAAGAGGGGGCACAGCCGCAGCCGTGCAACCTCCCAGGGACTACTCACAGTCACTCACAAATAGCCTCAGAAGGCCTTTGTGAGGCTATTTGTACAGCATGATGAGTGGCTTCTCATACCTATTTGATACCAGTCAGCGTGTTACTGACAATAAATTTGGAGAAAATTATTTAAcctaattttaattctttgcaaAGTTGGAAAATTTGGTTAGAATGGCTAATAAGGATGCAGTGTTTCTCCAAAGTTGGAGCACCCGCACACACTGGGGATTTAACCCATCACTCATGCACAGGTTTTCTCATGGTCTCTAACCTAGGTGGCTGTATGGTTCCTCAAAACTAGATCTTAAAACATCTCACGGCAAAGAATTGGTATTGGATAacattagaaattttttttttttttgaaatttacaTACACTAGACactatt
It encodes the following:
- the GDAP1 gene encoding ganglioside-induced differentiation-associated protein 1 isoform X1 encodes the protein MRLNSSGEVPVLIHGENIICEATQIIDYLEATFVDEEVPRLMPEEGSMYYPRVQHYRELLDSLPMDAYTHGCILHPELTVDSMIPAYATTRIRSQISNTESELKKLAEENPDLQDAYIAKQKRLKSKLLDHDNIKYLKKILDELEKVLDQVETELQRRNEETPEDGNQPWLCGEFFSLADVSLAVTLHRLKFLGLARRNWGNGKRPNLEAYYERVLKRKAFYKVLGHVNNILISAVLPTAFRVAKKRAPRVLGTTLLVGMLAGMGYFAFMCLRKRFANMMLSIRTRQNYF
- the GDAP1 gene encoding ganglioside-induced differentiation-associated protein 1 isoform X2; translated protein: MRLNSSGEVPVLIHGENIICEATQIIDYLEATFVDGQISNTESELKKLAEENPDLQDAYIAKQKRLKSKLLDHDNIKYLKKILDELEKVLDQVETELQRRNEETPEDGNQPWLCGEFFSLADVSLAVTLHRLKFLGLARRNWGNGKRPNLEAYYERVLKRKAFYKVLGHVNNILISAVLPTAFRVAKKRAPRVLGTTLLVGMLAGMGYFAFMCLRKRFANMMLSIRTRQNYF